TGTACAGGATCTCCTCCTGCTCGGAATGGACCTCACGACTCATACGGGCAGGATTTGTGAACAACTCTCCGAATGGATTGCGACTTACAGCATCAGAATTCGTCGCGAGCTGCAGCAATCAATGCATCGTATTCTTTTACCCCATCTCTCGCCGGAGGAAGAGCAGACCTTGCTGAGCGAGCGTGGTTTACGGATCGATTGGATTCGGGGGCTGCGAGAACAGGCGGGTTTGCCTGTTCATCATGCGGACCACTCATCATCCCTGCGAAATGCCGCTTATCCATTCGAGGCCGAGCCGCCCGTTCCGGTCGACATCCTGCGGTAACGCTTCAAACCGGGGTGGTCGTTCTGGTGTCATCCAAGCACAGGCCGTAGAGTTGTAATGCTTCTTCATAAAACAGCTTGGTTTGGTACATGCGAATCTTACCAAGCCGGTACATTTGCATAAATTCTTCACGGGTGACGTACCGCAGTTCGATGACCTCTTCTGGACGTGCAATCCCCTGTTCCACATCCGGAAGGACGCGTGCCAACCAGGCCATCCAAATGATGTTAACGCCGTCAGGAAATCGTCCCAGATGTGCATTAATGAACCTGACGGCCTCAACCCGTAAGCCCGTTTCCTCAAAAGCCTCACGGATCGCGGCATCCTGGGGATTCTCGTGTGGTTCCACTCGCCCCGACGGTATGTGCCATGTCCCAGATTTACCTTGTTGTGCAGGGTTGCCACGTTCGTGAACGAGCAGGATATCGTAGTGTTCGTTCAGGATGACGACTCCGGCACCTCGCAACTCAACCGGCACATGTGTCTTCTCATCATGTTGCACGGGAAGTCTCCTCTATCGCCGACGGCGTGTCTGACGAGGATGTGGAACTGGGAGAGGCCTGGTTCCTGTGCAAGCTACCACTGTAGCTGACGCGAAGGAAATTAA
The genomic region above belongs to Deinococcus planocerae and contains:
- a CDS encoding Nudix hydrolase; this encodes MQHDEKTHVPVELRGAGVVILNEHYDILLVHERGNPAQQGKSGTWHIPSGRVEPHENPQDAAIREAFEETGLRVEAVRFINAHLGRFPDGVNIIWMAWLARVLPDVEQGIARPEEVIELRYVTREEFMQMYRLGKIRMYQTKLFYEEALQLYGLCLDDTRTTTPV